A DNA window from Sulfitobacter noctilucicola contains the following coding sequences:
- the lptB gene encoding LPS export ABC transporter ATP-binding protein → MPPKLQVAEGSAGLRIEHLRKSYRKKTVIRDFSMHLNRGEVVALLGPNGSGKTTTFYAVAGLVTPEGGTVMVDGKDVTMLPMYRRAQLGIGYLPQEMSIFRGLSVQDNISAILDISVPIRHQRRERLEELLSEFSIEHLRRAPALALSGGERRRVEIARCLAANPNYLLLDEPFAGVDPISVGDIRHLVADLKNRGIGVLITDHNVRETLEIVDRAYILHEGKVLMSGTPDEVVQNENVRRVYLGDNFRIS, encoded by the coding sequence ATGCCGCCAAAGCTACAGGTTGCCGAAGGCAGCGCAGGTTTGCGGATCGAGCACCTGCGCAAGTCCTATCGCAAGAAAACCGTCATTCGTGATTTCTCGATGCACCTGAACAGGGGCGAAGTGGTCGCGTTGCTGGGGCCAAACGGGTCAGGGAAAACCACAACATTCTATGCGGTCGCCGGGCTTGTCACACCTGAAGGCGGGACCGTCATGGTTGACGGCAAGGACGTGACAATGCTGCCGATGTATCGGCGTGCGCAACTTGGCATCGGCTATCTGCCACAAGAAATGAGCATTTTTCGCGGTTTGAGTGTTCAGGACAATATCAGCGCGATTCTGGATATTTCGGTTCCGATCCGCCACCAACGACGCGAACGCCTGGAAGAGTTGCTGTCGGAATTTTCAATCGAACACCTGCGCCGCGCCCCTGCCCTTGCGCTATCTGGCGGCGAACGGCGGCGCGTGGAGATCGCACGCTGTCTTGCCGCCAATCCCAACTATTTGCTGCTCGACGAACCGTTTGCGGGCGTCGATCCGATTTCAGTGGGGGATATTCGGCATCTTGTCGCCGATCTGAAAAACCGCGGCATCGGCGTGCTGATTACTGACCATAACGTGCGGGAAACACTCGAGATCGTCGACCGTGCGTATATCCTACACGAAGGCAAAGTGCTGATGTCCGGCACGCCTGATGAGGTTGTTCAGAACGAGAATGTGCGCCGCGTCTATCTCGGTGATAACTTTAGAATTTCTTAA
- the hpf gene encoding ribosome hibernation-promoting factor, HPF/YfiA family, with product MRYQISGKQIDIGDALQTHVKEELGEAVNKYAQRPTDAHVVFSKSGHEFVCEATVHLSTGLTASAKAHSTEIYAAFDGCNEKMQKQLRRYKRRLKDHHKDRAEPVEMLGASSYILASDSDSEAQEPDTLQPMIIAEMQTKIATLSVGEAVMQMELAGAPVLVFRNEGKDGLNVVYRREDGNIGWIDP from the coding sequence ATGCGGTACCAAATCAGTGGCAAACAAATCGACATTGGCGATGCGCTTCAAACACACGTAAAAGAAGAACTGGGCGAAGCGGTGAACAAATACGCACAGCGTCCGACAGATGCGCATGTGGTATTTTCAAAGTCGGGACACGAGTTTGTCTGCGAAGCAACCGTACATCTTTCGACAGGACTAACAGCATCTGCCAAGGCACACAGCACCGAGATTTACGCCGCTTTTGACGGCTGTAACGAGAAAATGCAGAAACAGCTGCGCCGGTACAAGCGGCGGTTGAAAGATCATCACAAGGACCGGGCGGAACCTGTTGAAATGCTCGGCGCTTCCTCTTATATCCTCGCCTCAGATAGCGATTCCGAAGCGCAAGAGCCGGACACGCTTCAGCCGATGATTATTGCAGAGATGCAGACAAAGATTGCAACTCTGTCCGTAGGCGAAGCGGTGATGCAAATGGAACTGGCGGGCGCACCGGTACTGGTGTTCCGCAACGAAGGTAAAGACGGGTTGAATGTTGTTTACCGCAGAGAAGACGGAAACATCGGCTGGATCGATCCATAG
- a CDS encoding PTS sugar transporter subunit IIA, giving the protein MKFSKLLKPEAVKVLTSASSKKRLMQELGDLVHVAYGLDAGRVVEALNQREALGPTGVGHGVALPHARLEGLDEVVGAFVVLDKPVDFSSVDRQPVDLAFALFAPEDAGVEHLKALALVSRTLRDTSICTKLRANQDAGTLFTILTAENSVQAA; this is encoded by the coding sequence ATGAAATTTTCGAAACTCCTCAAGCCGGAGGCCGTCAAAGTATTGACGTCGGCCTCCAGCAAAAAGCGCTTGATGCAAGAGCTGGGCGATCTGGTGCACGTGGCCTACGGGCTGGACGCCGGTCGCGTGGTAGAGGCGCTGAACCAACGTGAGGCATTGGGTCCAACTGGCGTAGGGCATGGCGTTGCTTTGCCACACGCGCGGCTTGAAGGTCTTGATGAAGTTGTTGGTGCTTTTGTCGTTCTGGACAAGCCCGTGGACTTTTCATCGGTAGACCGCCAGCCCGTGGACTTGGCGTTTGCGCTTTTTGCGCCTGAGGATGCAGGTGTTGAACACCTGAAAGCACTGGCGTTGGTTTCACGTACCCTGCGGGATACATCAATCTGCACCAAACTGCGTGCAAATCAGGACGCGGGCACGCTTTTCACTATCCTGACAGCCGAGAACTCCGTTCAGGCAGCCTGA
- a CDS encoding sulfotransferase family 2 domain-containing protein yields MKSTKFQSFVVFAEMRTGSNFLEANLNAFEGINCHGEAFNPHFMGYPKSEPILGIDQKTRDADPKVLLSAIKNNTARLSGFRYFHDHDPRVFDAVMEDTSCAKIILTRNPVESYVSWKIAQETGQWKLTDVKAHKVAQAQFDPKEFAAHLEALQAFQVTLLNRLQISGQTAFYVAYEDLQSVDVMNGLARYLGVDEELEALDKSLKKQNPSPISAKVHNYDDMLKALSQMDRFDLTRTPNFEPRRGPVVPSYVAAADAPLLYLPLRSGPQAQVMRWLADLDGVTRSDLITKMSQKEVRQWKRKHPGHRSFTVLRHPVQRAHEAYCRHILPADSGSFLQLRRTMVRRYKLPLPENGPDAGYDLNAHRKGFVAFLKFLKGNLSGQTSIRVDAAWCTQHQAISGFGEFCLPDHVLREADLAKELGDLALSVGCQNVPEVPVAPEEQPFALADIYDDQIEKLTSEAYQRDYLMFGFSRWA; encoded by the coding sequence ATGAAAAGCACGAAATTCCAGAGCTTTGTCGTCTTTGCAGAAATGCGGACGGGCTCGAACTTTCTTGAGGCCAATCTGAACGCTTTTGAAGGCATCAACTGTCATGGGGAAGCGTTCAATCCCCATTTTATGGGTTATCCGAAAAGTGAGCCAATCCTTGGCATCGATCAAAAGACCCGCGACGCCGACCCGAAAGTTCTGCTTTCGGCGATAAAGAACAATACAGCACGACTAAGCGGCTTCAGGTATTTCCATGATCACGACCCGCGCGTTTTTGATGCGGTCATGGAAGACACATCCTGTGCCAAGATCATTCTGACCCGCAATCCTGTTGAAAGCTATGTCAGCTGGAAGATCGCGCAGGAGACCGGCCAGTGGAAACTGACAGATGTCAAAGCGCACAAGGTTGCACAGGCGCAATTCGACCCAAAGGAATTCGCCGCACATCTTGAGGCGTTGCAAGCATTTCAGGTGACGTTGCTTAACCGGTTGCAGATTTCAGGTCAGACCGCATTTTACGTGGCCTACGAAGACCTGCAAAGCGTTGATGTGATGAATGGCTTGGCGCGTTATCTCGGGGTTGATGAAGAGCTGGAAGCGCTGGACAAAAGCCTGAAGAAGCAAAACCCAAGCCCGATTTCAGCCAAGGTTCATAACTACGACGATATGCTGAAAGCGTTATCGCAGATGGACCGGTTTGATCTGACCCGGACACCCAATTTCGAACCGCGACGCGGGCCGGTTGTGCCGTCCTACGTTGCCGCAGCTGATGCCCCGTTGTTGTACCTGCCATTACGCAGTGGCCCGCAAGCGCAAGTCATGCGCTGGTTGGCGGATCTTGACGGTGTGACCCGCTCCGACCTGATTACAAAGATGTCGCAAAAAGAGGTGCGTCAATGGAAGCGAAAGCATCCAGGCCATCGCAGCTTTACTGTGTTGCGGCACCCTGTTCAGCGCGCCCATGAAGCATATTGCAGGCACATTCTGCCTGCCGATAGCGGATCCTTCCTTCAGCTGCGAAGAACGATGGTGCGGCGCTACAAGCTGCCGCTGCCTGAGAACGGGCCGGATGCGGGATATGACCTCAATGCCCACCGCAAAGGTTTTGTGGCGTTTCTCAAGTTCCTGAAGGGGAACCTGTCTGGGCAGACTTCAATACGCGTGGACGCCGCGTGGTGTACGCAACATCAGGCGATATCAGGCTTTGGTGAATTCTGTCTGCCCGACCACGTGCTCAGAGAAGCTGATCTGGCGAAAGAGCTGGGCGATCTGGCTCTTTCAGTCGGGTGCCAGAACGTCCCCGAAGTGCCAGTCGCACCAGAGGAACAACCATTTGCGCTGGCCGACATCTACGATGACCAGATCGAAAAGCTGACATCGGAAGCGTATCAGCGTGATTATCTGATGTTCGGATTCTCGCGCTGGGCATAG
- a CDS encoding beta-1,6-N-acetylglucosaminyltransferase, whose amino-acid sequence MTVGIVMLVHTALGRAEQVARHWSAAGCPVVIHVDKIVDKRTYESFVTALSDLKDVSFSGRYRCEWGTWGIVQATQAASEMLLAHHADVRHVYLASGSCLPLRPVQELIDYLAERPHKDFIESATTSEVPWTVGGLDEERFTLRFPVSWKRNRFLFDFFVDIQRRFHLARKMPNGITPHMGSQWWCLSRRTLSAILQDPERATYDRFFRQVWIPDESYFQTLARQYSNNIESRSLTLSKFDFQGKPHIFYDDHLQLLRRSDCFVARKIWPYAARLYDAFLTDAAGAMKKTEPNPGKIDRIFSKAVERRTRGRSGLYMQSRFPNEDWENGVTAAPYSMFQGFSELFENFEPWLASATGARVHGHLFAKDRVHYADGQTALNGALSDNPVLRDYNGKGFLTNLIWNTRGERQCFQFGPADNQDVCWRVAKDPNAQVSVITGAWAVPLFRSNLDFAEIRAKAANLQKIESEHMDILRSPYTKARVRIWTMAEFIEAPMEPLQGILDEIGRTKLRRLSEAPKMVDLSGFGQFLQNLKNQGMHPYLMGDFPVERGLTATPKAQRKPYLVQ is encoded by the coding sequence ATGACTGTTGGCATCGTCATGTTGGTACACACGGCCCTTGGGCGCGCCGAACAGGTGGCCCGCCATTGGTCGGCAGCCGGCTGTCCGGTGGTCATTCATGTCGACAAGATTGTGGACAAGCGGACATACGAATCCTTCGTGACGGCCCTGTCCGACCTCAAGGATGTGTCTTTTAGTGGGCGATACCGATGTGAGTGGGGCACTTGGGGTATCGTGCAGGCAACGCAGGCCGCATCGGAAATGCTGTTGGCCCATCATGCCGACGTGCGACATGTCTACCTCGCATCCGGCTCCTGTCTGCCGCTGCGCCCTGTGCAGGAATTGATCGACTATCTGGCTGAACGTCCGCATAAGGATTTCATCGAAAGCGCGACAACGTCGGAGGTTCCATGGACCGTGGGTGGCCTTGATGAAGAGCGGTTCACCCTGAGATTTCCGGTGTCATGGAAGCGCAACCGGTTCCTGTTCGATTTCTTTGTCGATATCCAGCGCCGCTTTCATCTGGCGCGTAAAATGCCAAACGGGATCACTCCGCACATGGGGTCGCAGTGGTGGTGTCTGTCGCGGCGCACCCTGTCAGCGATCTTGCAGGACCCTGAAAGAGCAACCTACGACCGGTTCTTCAGGCAGGTCTGGATCCCGGATGAGAGTTACTTCCAGACGTTGGCGCGGCAATATTCGAACAACATCGAAAGTCGTTCCCTGACCTTGTCCAAATTCGACTTTCAGGGGAAACCACACATTTTCTATGACGACCACCTGCAACTTTTGCGCCGGTCTGACTGCTTTGTAGCACGCAAGATATGGCCTTATGCGGCGCGGCTCTATGATGCGTTTCTGACCGATGCCGCTGGCGCGATGAAAAAAACCGAACCCAATCCGGGCAAGATTGACCGGATATTCTCAAAGGCGGTGGAGCGGCGGACGCGCGGCCGATCCGGCCTGTATATGCAAAGCCGTTTCCCGAACGAGGATTGGGAAAACGGTGTGACTGCTGCACCCTATTCGATGTTTCAGGGCTTTTCAGAGCTGTTCGAGAATTTCGAACCTTGGCTTGCTTCCGCGACGGGCGCGCGCGTCCACGGGCATTTATTTGCAAAGGACCGCGTCCATTACGCTGATGGCCAGACTGCGCTGAACGGGGCGCTGTCCGACAACCCCGTTCTGCGTGACTACAACGGCAAGGGGTTTCTGACCAATCTGATCTGGAACACACGTGGTGAACGCCAGTGTTTTCAGTTCGGCCCTGCGGACAATCAGGATGTCTGTTGGCGCGTGGCCAAAGATCCGAATGCGCAGGTTTCGGTGATTACCGGCGCATGGGCTGTGCCGTTGTTCCGCTCGAACCTCGATTTCGCAGAGATTCGTGCGAAGGCGGCCAACCTGCAAAAGATCGAGAGCGAGCATATGGACATTCTGCGCTCTCCTTACACCAAGGCGCGCGTACGCATCTGGACAATGGCAGAATTTATCGAAGCACCGATGGAGCCTTTGCAGGGTATTCTGGACGAGATCGGACGCACCAAATTGCGCCGTCTTTCCGAAGCGCCAAAGATGGTTGATTTGTCAGGCTTTGGTCAATTCCTTCAGAATCTCAAGAACCAGGGGATGCACCCCTACCTTATGGGGGATTTCCCCGTAGAGCGCGGGCTGACGGCCACACCCAAGGCGCAACGAAAACCTTATCTGGTACAATAG
- a CDS encoding glycosyltransferase family 2 protein → MRLQRKRWRIRAIRKRRELKRIANRTGQIRADDLLLFCTQRNEMIRLPYFLDYYRKMGVGHFFFVDNDSDDGSLDYLADQPDVSIWTTKASYKRARFGVDWLNWLQMKYAHGHWALTVDPDEFLVFPFCDTRPLRALTDWLDASSIKSFSAMLLDMYPKGRLDEQPYQAGQNPMDIACWFDSGNYTISRNHRFTNLWIQGGPRARVFFPNNPEKAPALNKVPLVKWDKRYAYVSSTHMLLPRGLNQVYDEWGGEKASGVLLHAKFLDTFGAKAAEELERSQHYAGSVEYLAYAEQLKHDPQLWCKWSERYINWRQLEILGLMSKGNWA, encoded by the coding sequence CTGAGGCTTCAACGTAAGCGCTGGCGTATCCGGGCGATCCGTAAACGCCGGGAACTCAAGCGGATTGCGAACCGCACGGGGCAAATCCGTGCGGACGACCTTTTGCTGTTCTGCACCCAGCGCAATGAGATGATCCGGCTACCCTATTTCCTGGACTACTACCGCAAGATGGGCGTGGGCCATTTCTTCTTTGTGGATAACGATAGCGATGACGGGTCGCTGGACTACCTTGCCGATCAGCCCGATGTGTCCATCTGGACTACCAAGGCGAGCTATAAGCGCGCGCGCTTTGGCGTCGACTGGTTGAACTGGCTGCAAATGAAATATGCCCATGGTCATTGGGCGCTGACCGTCGATCCTGATGAATTTCTTGTCTTTCCGTTCTGCGATACCCGTCCGCTGCGGGCGCTGACGGATTGGCTTGATGCATCGTCGATCAAGTCCTTTTCTGCGATGCTGTTGGATATGTACCCCAAGGGACGGCTGGATGAGCAACCGTACCAAGCAGGTCAGAACCCCATGGATATCGCCTGCTGGTTTGATAGCGGGAACTACACGATCTCTCGCAATCACCGTTTTACAAACCTCTGGATACAGGGCGGTCCCCGTGCGCGGGTGTTTTTCCCCAACAATCCGGAGAAGGCTCCGGCGCTGAACAAAGTGCCGCTGGTCAAATGGGACAAACGCTACGCCTATGTCAGCTCTACGCATATGTTGCTGCCTCGGGGTCTTAATCAGGTCTACGATGAATGGGGCGGCGAAAAGGCTTCAGGCGTTCTGTTGCATGCAAAGTTTCTGGATACGTTCGGGGCCAAAGCCGCGGAAGAGCTGGAGCGGTCACAGCACTATGCGGGGTCGGTCGAATACCTCGCCTATGCCGAACAGCTCAAGCATGACCCCCAGCTGTGGTGTAAATGGTCTGAACGCTACATCAATTGGCGACAGCTTGAGATTCTGGGTCTGATGTCCAAAGGGAACTGGGCATGA
- a CDS encoding glycosyltransferase family 4 protein: MNGDDTWPDAQLLSRLAKRRDALVMQAETFVRQHANSRCLPNGLRRMLARRMPDGFKYFNVGHSNLTERVLRSVQIAGGDISVMVHDVIPLEYPEFQRPGTVKPFERKLRRVSKTANRIIYNSSDTQMRTEAIMSRWGSVPMGIVAHLGAITSSTEIESVPSGPLPDQPYFIAVGTIEPRKNHGFLLDLWEKMGPEAPPLLICGRRGWNNEDVFSRLDHLPPQSAVKEHSNLSDQALMTLVRNSAGLLFPSHAEGYGLPPIEALSLGTRVLCNDLPVLREVLGTSASFAPVLDADLWLKTIKNWQKTSSAAGSDVIFDGPTWADHFKTVLRLT; encoded by the coding sequence TTGAACGGCGATGATACTTGGCCGGATGCGCAGCTGTTGTCGCGGCTGGCAAAAAGACGCGACGCGCTTGTAATGCAAGCCGAAACGTTTGTGAGACAGCATGCTAACAGCCGGTGTTTGCCCAACGGATTGCGGCGCATGTTGGCGCGACGGATGCCTGACGGCTTTAAATATTTCAACGTCGGCCACAGCAACCTGACAGAGCGGGTTTTGCGCAGCGTTCAGATTGCGGGTGGCGATATATCGGTTATGGTTCACGATGTCATTCCTCTGGAATATCCCGAGTTCCAGCGCCCTGGTACTGTGAAACCCTTTGAAAGAAAGCTGCGCCGGGTCTCGAAGACAGCGAACCGCATCATCTACAATTCTTCAGACACGCAAATGCGCACCGAAGCAATCATGTCCAGGTGGGGTTCGGTGCCAATGGGTATCGTTGCGCATTTGGGGGCAATTACCTCATCAACAGAGATTGAATCTGTACCCTCCGGTCCTTTACCGGATCAGCCGTATTTCATTGCAGTTGGCACGATCGAGCCGCGAAAAAACCACGGCTTTCTGCTGGATCTGTGGGAAAAAATGGGGCCCGAGGCACCGCCTCTACTTATCTGCGGACGGCGTGGTTGGAACAACGAAGATGTCTTTTCCAGACTGGACCACCTGCCACCGCAATCGGCAGTGAAAGAACATTCGAACCTATCAGATCAGGCGCTGATGACGTTGGTTCGGAATAGCGCAGGCTTGCTGTTCCCGTCGCACGCCGAAGGGTATGGGTTGCCTCCTATAGAAGCGCTCAGTCTGGGAACGCGTGTTTTATGCAACGATCTACCGGTTTTACGTGAAGTTTTAGGTACTTCGGCTTCTTTTGCACCTGTTTTAGACGCTGATTTATGGTTAAAAACGATCAAGAACTGGCAGAAAACGTCGTCAGCAGCAGGCAGTGATGTTATTTTTGACGGTCCGACATGGGCTGATCATTTCAAGACCGTGTTAAGGTTAACATGA
- the galE gene encoding UDP-glucose 4-epimerase GalE translates to MKNVLVTGGAGYIGSHACKALKAAGFIPVTYDSLVTGWKDAVKFGPFEQGDLLDRAKLDSVFAQYEPVAVMHFAALSLVGECMQDPGLYWRNNVAGSLSLMEAAVAAGCLDFVFSSTCATYGDQDNVVLDEDSVQMPINAYGASKRAIEDMLRDFEVAHGLRHVIFRYFNVAGADPEGDVGEYHRPETHLVPLMLDAIDGKRDALTIFGTDYDTPDGTCIRDYVHVCDLVDAHILGLKWLREGKDSRVFNLGTGTGFSVREVLDESHAVTNRAVPYVEGPRRAGDCTKLVSGSQRAINELGWEPHRSNMKEMITDAWRWHQSGHYEG, encoded by the coding sequence ATGAAAAATGTGTTGGTGACAGGTGGTGCCGGTTACATCGGATCACACGCCTGCAAAGCGTTGAAGGCTGCGGGATTTATACCCGTTACCTACGATAGTCTTGTGACCGGATGGAAAGACGCGGTAAAATTCGGGCCCTTCGAGCAGGGAGATCTGCTTGACAGAGCCAAATTAGACTCTGTTTTTGCCCAGTATGAACCTGTTGCAGTTATGCATTTCGCAGCGCTGAGCCTTGTCGGGGAGTGCATGCAAGATCCGGGTCTATATTGGCGCAACAATGTCGCCGGATCGCTTAGCCTCATGGAAGCGGCTGTCGCAGCCGGATGTCTTGATTTTGTTTTTTCGTCCACCTGCGCGACCTACGGCGATCAGGATAACGTGGTGCTTGACGAAGACAGCGTACAGATGCCGATCAACGCCTATGGTGCGTCTAAAAGGGCGATCGAAGATATGCTGCGCGATTTCGAAGTCGCGCACGGACTTCGGCATGTGATCTTTCGCTATTTCAATGTCGCTGGTGCTGATCCGGAGGGTGACGTTGGCGAATACCATAGACCCGAGACCCACCTCGTGCCGTTGATGCTTGATGCAATTGACGGAAAGCGGGATGCGTTAACTATATTTGGTACAGATTACGACACCCCGGACGGTACCTGTATCAGGGACTATGTGCACGTTTGTGATTTGGTAGACGCGCATATTCTAGGCCTGAAATGGCTGCGTGAGGGGAAAGACAGTCGGGTCTTCAATCTGGGTACAGGTACGGGGTTTTCGGTGCGCGAGGTATTGGACGAAAGTCATGCTGTGACCAACCGCGCAGTGCCTTATGTTGAGGGCCCCCGCCGTGCAGGAGATTGCACCAAACTGGTCTCTGGCTCCCAAAGAGCGATCAACGAGCTTGGATGGGAACCGCACCGGTCAAACATGAAAGAAATGATCACGGACGCTTGGAGATGGCATCAGTCGGGCCATTACGAGGGCTGA
- the galU gene encoding UTP--glucose-1-phosphate uridylyltransferase GalU produces MRKKVTKAIFPVAGMGTRFLPATKSVPKEIMTLVDRPLIQYAIDEARAAGIKEFIFVTSRGKGALEDYFDLSPQLEQELRKKGKTDLLDVLKSTNMDSGAIAYIRQHKALGLGHAVWCARRLIGNEPFAVILPDDVIAAEKPCLQQMVEAYEETGGNMVAAMEVEPERASAYGILDISKQDGEMVKVKGMVEKPDADKAPSNLAVIGRYILSPSVLRNLNKMKSGANGEIQLTDAIAQDIEEEDNVHGYRFKGQRFDCGSKSGFLQATVSFGLARPELRDDLRTYLRSISLDDDA; encoded by the coding sequence ATGCGCAAAAAGGTAACAAAAGCGATCTTTCCGGTTGCAGGCATGGGAACGCGGTTTTTGCCCGCGACAAAGTCGGTCCCGAAGGAGATCATGACCCTCGTTGACCGTCCTCTGATCCAGTATGCCATTGACGAAGCCCGTGCAGCGGGGATCAAGGAATTCATCTTTGTTACGTCGCGCGGCAAGGGTGCGTTGGAAGACTACTTCGACCTGTCTCCGCAACTTGAGCAGGAGTTGCGAAAGAAGGGAAAGACGGACCTTCTCGACGTTCTCAAATCGACCAATATGGACAGCGGTGCGATCGCCTATATCCGCCAGCACAAGGCGCTTGGTCTTGGTCACGCTGTGTGGTGCGCACGTCGCCTAATCGGCAACGAGCCTTTTGCTGTCATTCTTCCTGACGATGTCATTGCAGCAGAGAAGCCCTGCCTTCAGCAGATGGTAGAGGCTTATGAGGAAACTGGTGGCAACATGGTTGCAGCAATGGAGGTAGAGCCGGAGCGTGCCTCCGCCTACGGCATTCTGGACATCAGCAAGCAAGACGGTGAGATGGTCAAAGTGAAGGGAATGGTCGAAAAGCCCGACGCTGATAAGGCACCTTCCAATCTTGCCGTGATCGGCCGTTACATTCTGTCACCAAGTGTCCTGCGCAATCTTAACAAGATGAAATCCGGCGCGAATGGTGAAATCCAGCTCACGGATGCAATCGCGCAGGATATCGAAGAGGAAGACAATGTACACGGTTACCGCTTCAAAGGTCAGCGCTTTGATTGCGGGTCAAAGTCCGGCTTCTTGCAGGCGACAGTCTCTTTCGGTTTGGCGCGCCCTGAATTGCGAGACGATTTGCGGACCTATCTGCGCTCAATATCGCTTGATGATGACGCGTGA
- a CDS encoding glycosyltransferase family 2 protein → MTDIPVSIVVVSRDRADALIRCLTGISQLQYSNFEVVVVADPAGIAVAENLPFASDLKLVAYDVPNISAARNLGIAQAAGDVVAFIDDDAVPEPQWLRYLVAPAAQSDVAAMGGFVRGRNGISYQWKGRSLDRLGIAHDLDLHPEQATVLHPPKGRAIKTEGTNMAFRRSVLVELGGFDPAYHYFLDETDLNMRLGRAGFATALVPLAEVHHGFAANSIRNRERIPKDLFDIGASWAVFMRKHLVEAEWKSQWKRLRSEERRRLLRHLVSGGLDPIGVRHLMKRLDQGFAEGSKREISPERIATHPVQPFQNFPSEKKQSVLIATRPMRFKRDLAQALSRVKKNEIVTLMSLSPDARYHRIMYHSEGIWVQKGGLFGRSVRSDPLICMTTRSRRVERERTRVGKQRGLNEE, encoded by the coding sequence ATGACAGATATCCCTGTCAGTATCGTCGTCGTAAGCCGAGATCGCGCTGATGCGCTGATACGATGTCTGACCGGGATATCACAACTACAGTATTCGAACTTCGAGGTTGTTGTCGTCGCTGATCCGGCGGGCATCGCTGTCGCGGAAAACCTCCCCTTTGCGAGTGATTTGAAACTGGTGGCCTACGATGTGCCCAATATTTCAGCAGCGCGAAATCTAGGCATTGCACAAGCGGCTGGTGACGTCGTCGCATTTATTGATGATGATGCTGTGCCTGAGCCGCAATGGCTAAGATATCTGGTGGCACCGGCTGCACAAAGTGATGTCGCTGCGATGGGCGGATTTGTTCGGGGACGAAACGGCATATCCTACCAATGGAAAGGTCGAAGTCTGGACCGGTTAGGCATCGCCCATGATCTTGATCTGCACCCCGAACAGGCGACGGTCCTGCATCCACCGAAAGGGCGGGCAATCAAGACCGAAGGCACCAACATGGCGTTCCGCCGTAGTGTCTTGGTCGAGTTGGGCGGGTTCGATCCGGCGTACCACTATTTTTTGGATGAAACCGACTTGAATATGAGGTTGGGCCGCGCGGGGTTTGCGACGGCTCTCGTTCCATTGGCCGAAGTGCACCACGGCTTTGCAGCCAACAGCATACGCAACCGGGAGCGTATACCAAAGGATCTCTTTGACATAGGCGCGAGCTGGGCCGTTTTCATGCGTAAACATCTGGTCGAGGCTGAGTGGAAATCGCAGTGGAAACGCCTGAGATCTGAGGAGCGGCGTCGCCTCCTGCGCCATCTGGTCAGTGGTGGATTAGACCCAATAGGCGTGCGGCACTTGATGAAGCGTCTCGATCAGGGGTTTGCAGAGGGTAGTAAGCGGGAGATATCACCCGAAAGGATCGCAACCCATCCGGTTCAGCCCTTTCAAAATTTCCCGTCAGAAAAGAAACAATCAGTACTGATCGCAACCCGTCCTATGCGGTTTAAAAGAGATTTGGCACAAGCCTTAAGTCGGGTGAAAAAGAATGAGATTGTCACCCTGATGTCGCTGTCACCCGATGCTAGATATCATCGCATAATGTACCATAGCGAAGGCATTTGGGTGCAAAAAGGCGGTCTTTTCGGCAGATCGGTGCGCTCCGATCCGCTAATTTGCATGACAACGCGGTCTCGGCGTGTTGAAAGGGAAAGAACCCGTGTTGGCAAACAACGCGGTTTGAATGAAGAGTAA